A genome region from Coffea arabica cultivar ET-39 chromosome 7e, Coffea Arabica ET-39 HiFi, whole genome shotgun sequence includes the following:
- the LOC113700580 gene encoding probable transcription factor At1g61730, producing the protein MGIKKGDALQGEEIPEEEEDKLENDGIPQTQHGKEISEAALQGEEIPEEDQEEKERIPQTQQAAVREASPRPTQYRPTSGTGYDSDAPQKHSFKRAKRDQKDGARKNKTRKDVVVIGARKKENQKKASVYATPSSFARVFTEKDEIDILQGVIDYAKLQNVTDLSAHTYAVYEFLKGKLHFEFTKTQVYGKIRRLKNNYLKILEKRKGSGNDPVFLSPHESISFELSKKLWGGVDFVDDVKSGMKKKMDGKKAMVRKLQLKHDDEVNVEEDQGGFKPNHPFLEESSDVKNLELLWMPESLKVFMRGNMTLIDCEKAKELEVKWKELRRKEIELFLMKLNLRMELINHVLDAMKKG; encoded by the exons ATGGGCATCAAAA AAGGAGATGCATTACAAGGAGAGGAAATccctgaagaagaagaagacaaacTGGAAAATGACGGAATCCCTCAAACTCAACATGGAAAGGAAATCTCGGAAGCTGCATTGCAAGGAGAGGAAATCCCTGAAGAAGatcaagaggaaaaagaaagaatccCTCAAACTCAACAAGCAGCTGTTCGTGAAGCAAGTCCACGACCAACCCAATACCGTCCAACTTCAGGAACCGGTTATGATTCTGATGCACCCCAAAAACACTCTTTCAAACGGGCCAAGCGGGATCAGAAGGATGGTGCAAGAAAGAACAAGACGAGGAAGGATGTTGTTGTTATTGGtgcaaggaaaaaagaaaaccaaaagaaGGCTTCTGTCTATGCCACTCCATCTTCTTTTGCTAGGGTTTTTACCGAGAAAGATGAGATTGATATACTCCAAGGTGTGATTGATTACGCCAAATTGCAAAATGTCACTGATTTGTCAGCTCACACGTATGCAGTTTATGAGTTCTTGAAAGGGAAGCTTCATTTTGAGTTTACAAAGACTCAGGTATATGGGAAAATCAGACGCTTGAAGAACAACTACTTGAAAATCCTGGAGAAACGTAAAGGTAGTGGAAACGACCCTGTTTTCTTGAGTCCACATGAATCTATTTCCTTTGAGCTTTCAAAAAAGCTATGGGGTGGTGTTGATTTTGTTGATGATGTGAAGAGtggaatgaagaagaaaatggatggaaagaagGCTATGGTTAGAAAATTACAACTAAAGCATGATGATGAAGTGAATGTTGAGGAAGATCAAGGAGGTTTCAAGCCTAATCATCCATTTTTGGAGGAGTCATCTGATGTAAAAAATCTTGAACTTTTGTGGATGCCTGAAAGTTTGAAAGTCTTTATGAGGGGAAATATGACTTTGATTGATTGCGAGAAGGCAAAGGAGTTGGAGGTTAAATGGAAGGAATTACGGAGAAAGGAGATTGAACTCTTCTTGATGAAGTTAAACTTGAGGATGGAGCTGATAAATCATGTCTTGGATGCAATGAAGAAAGGGTGA
- the LOC113700582 gene encoding uncharacterized protein: MPRSSRTGELVYDPEVEKAARRRRQETKRQKEGHLFSANESAENEVSMANTQTLRELAAPELTHQPLCITFPTLAENTAFELKSGLIHLLPSFHGLSGEEPHKHVKEFEMVCSSMKPPGVTEEQIRLRAFPFSLKDAAKHWLYYLPAGSITTWAQLKKKFLEKFFPASRAASLRKEICGIKQYPGESLYEYWDRFNKLCTRCPQHQISEQLLIQYFYEGLQSTDRSIIDAASGGALANKTSREAWELIEAMAENSQQFGLRESNPPRRVNEVETSSIQQQLSELTSVVRQLAMRDTPRAKVCGICTSMDHPTDSCPMLQEDGAEQVNMAGGVPAPQRPYDPYSNTYNPGWRDHHNFSYGSRPQNAFSNRPPGFQQPWQHKSQPSSSNSGSSLEEIVKSLATTTTQLVATTTQLQQETRSLVASTTQFQHDTKAGMKDMETRMSQMATAINRLESHVYGKLPSQPEINPRNVSAMTLRSGKEVEGPKVTNSKSKSEDEIEQEIEEEGHIRGGPEVILTPSIPVKANLPPFPCRLAKTKKAEKEKEILDVFRKVQVNIPLLDAIKQVPKYAKFLKDLCVNKRKLKGDERVMVGENVSVVLQRKLPPKCGDPGMFAIPCKIGHSSIKNAMIDLGASINVMPKSIYDSLNLGPLKETGIIIQLADRTCAYPDGIVDDVLVQIDGLIFPADFYVLYMDDRSALNPSPIILGRPFLSTAQTKIDVSKGTLDACVSIDYYMAFALLVVLLSSEMLEGKHCLGVGGFDRTVVGIKNDLARQNSRRPCISERGHALEGGRNRKPDCGPREPRGAWD, translated from the exons atgccccgTTCTTCTCGCACAGGTGAATTGGTATACGATCCTGAGGTTGAGAAGGCAGCGCGTAGGCGAAGGCAAGAGACCAAGAGGCAAAAAGAAGGGCACTTATTTTCTGCAAACGAGTCAGCGGAAAACGAAGTAAGCATGGCCAACACCCAAACATTGAGGGAGCTGGCTGCCCCGGAGCTGACTCACCAGCCCTTATGCATCACATTCCCCACTCTGGCTGAGAATACTGCTTTCGAACTGAAGTCGGGGCTGATTCACCTCTTACCTTCTTTCCATGGTCTCTCTGGTGAAGAACCCCACAAGCACGTTAAGGAGTTCGAGATGGTTTGCTCTAGTATGAAACCTCCTGGGGTCACTGAAGAGCAAATTAGACTGAGAGCCTTTCCGTTCTCTCTCAAAGATGCAGCTAAACATTGGCTGTACTACCTACCGGCAGGTAGTATTACCACATGGGCGCAGctgaaaaagaaattcttggaaAAATTTTTCCCTGCATCCCGGGCTGCGAGTTTGAGGAAGGAGATCTGCGGCATTAAACAATATCCCGGTGAGTCCTTGTATGAATACTGGGATAGGTTTAACAAGTTGTGCACTAGATGCCCGCAGcatcaaattagtgaacaaCTGTTAATCCAATACTTCTATGAAGGGCTCCAATCAACAGATAGGAGTATCATTGATGCTGCGAGTGGGGGAGCACTTGCAAACAAGACATCGAGGGAAGCGTGGGAGCTCATCGAAGCCATGGCAGAGAACTCCCAGCAATTTGGTTTACGTGAGAGCAACCCTCCTCGTAGAGTCAATGAGGTAGAGACTTCATCCATACAGCAGCAACTGTCAGAATTGACGTCTGTTGTTAGGCAATTAGCCATGAGAGACACGCCGCGAGCAAAGGTGTGTGGAATCTGTACTAGCATGGACCACCCCACTGACTCATGCCCTATGTTGCAAGAGGATGGAGCTGAACAAGTGAACATGGCTGGAGGCGTGCCCGCGCCTCAAAGACCGTACGACCCATACTCTAACACGTACAACCCTGGTTGGAGAGATCATCACAATTTCAGCTATGGTAGTAGGCCACAAAATGCATTCTCCAATCGGCCTCCAGGTTTTCAGCAACCTTGGCAACATAAGTCTCAACCCTCGTCCTCAAACTCAGGGAGTTCTTTGGAAGAAATTGTCAAGAGTTTGGCCACGACTACCACTCAACTCGTCGCGACCACCACTCAGCTCCAACAGGAGACTAGGTCCTTAGTTGCAAGTACTACTCAGTTCCAACATGACACCAAAGCAGGCATGAAGGACATGGAGACTCGTATGAGTCAAATGGCAACTGCCATTAATCGTCTGGAGTCCCACGTCTATGGAAAATTGCCATCGCAACCTGAGATAAACCCCAGAAATGTAAGTGCCATGACATTAAGGAGTGGCAAGGAAGTGGAGGGGCCGAAGGTCACAAACTCAAAGAGTAAAAGTGAAGACGAGATCGAGCAGGAGATAGAGGAAGAAGGACACATTCGTGGAGGTCCTGAGGTAATTCTCACACCATCAATACCCGTTAAAGCTAATTTACCCCCTTTTCCGTGCAGGTTGGCGAAGACGAAGAAGGCAGAGAAGGAGAAAGAAATCCTGGATGTGTTCCGCAAAGTTCAAGTAAACATCCCCCTATTGGACGCGATCAAGCAGGTACCCAAGTAcgcaaagttcttgaaagacttGTGCGTtaacaaaagaaagctaaaGGGTGATGAAAGAGTGatggtaggagagaatgtatcaGTTGTACTTCAAAGGAAACTCCCACCCAAATGcggagatccaggtatgtttGCTATCCCCTGTAAGATTGGTCATTCTAGTATCAAAAATGCCATGATAGATTTAGGAGCTTCTATTAATGTGATGCCTAAGTCAATCTATGATTCCCTAAATTTAGGACCTTTAAAAGAAACGgggataataattcaattggctGATCGTACATGTGCTTATCCGGATGGGATAGTTGATGATGTTTTAGTGCAAAtagatggattaatttttcctgctgatttttatgtgctttacATGGATGATAGAAGTGCCCTAAATCCATCACCCATTATACTAGGAAGACCATTTTTGAGTACTGCCCAGACTAAAATTGACGTTAGTAAGG GGACCCTAGATGCTTGTGTTAGTATAGACTACTACATGGCCTTTGCTCTCTTGGTTGTACTTCTGAGCTCCgaaatgcttgagggcaagcattgtctaggtgtggggggatttgatagaACG gtggtCGGCATAAAAAATGATCTCGCAAGGCAAAATTCCAGAAGACCTTGCATTTCAGAGCGTGGTCACGCCTTGGAAGGTGGACGAAACCGAAAGCCGGACTGCGGTCCACGTGAACCGCGAGGAGCATGGGATTAA